A region from the Clavibacter sp. A6099 genome encodes:
- a CDS encoding DUF6121 family protein produces MIPLLAAVMHVALVVCVFGFVALLGGDEVIPERDAGVLLGPVMVVSATLVFAVGLIRTTREADRERRIPVLPVIGWGVGAWLAYGIVGAVLRLLGGTDVFASLAFAVRHLVDPFGVAVLGISALLGLGAVALATRGPSSTV; encoded by the coding sequence GTGATCCCCCTCCTGGCCGCCGTCATGCACGTCGCGCTCGTCGTGTGCGTCTTCGGCTTCGTGGCCCTGCTCGGCGGTGACGAGGTGATCCCCGAGCGCGACGCCGGGGTCCTCCTCGGACCCGTGATGGTCGTGAGCGCCACGCTGGTCTTCGCCGTCGGCCTGATCCGCACCACGCGCGAGGCCGACCGCGAACGGCGAATTCCCGTCCTGCCCGTGATCGGCTGGGGCGTCGGCGCCTGGCTCGCGTACGGGATCGTCGGCGCCGTGCTCCGCCTCCTGGGCGGGACGGACGTGTTCGCGAGCCTCGCGTTCGCCGTCCGCCACCTCGTGGATCCGTTCGGCGTCGCCGTGCTGGGGATCTCGGCGCTGCTGGGCCTCGGCGCCGTCGCGCTGGCCACCCGCGGCCCCTCGTCCACCGTTTGA
- a CDS encoding amino acid ABC transporter permease, whose protein sequence is MSREWDLFWSSFGPLALETIRGTIPLALVTFALGLAIALGLALMRLYGNRLVSGIARFYISVVRGTPLLVQLFVIFYGLPSIGVVLPPWPSAVIALSVNVGGYAAEIIRASILSVPRGQWEAGHTIGMSRALTLRRIIVPQAARVSVPPLSNTFISLVKDTSLASVILVTELFKQAQLIASSTFEYMLLYLEAALIYWLVCLVLSFAQTRLERRLDRYVAH, encoded by the coding sequence ATGTCGAGGGAGTGGGACCTGTTCTGGTCGTCCTTCGGGCCGCTCGCGCTCGAGACGATCCGCGGCACCATCCCGCTCGCCCTCGTCACCTTCGCCCTCGGCCTCGCCATCGCGCTGGGCCTCGCGCTCATGCGGCTCTACGGCAACCGGCTCGTGTCCGGCATCGCGCGCTTCTACATCTCGGTCGTGCGCGGCACCCCGCTCCTGGTGCAGCTCTTCGTGATCTTCTACGGCCTGCCGTCCATCGGCGTGGTCCTGCCGCCGTGGCCGAGCGCGGTCATCGCCCTGTCGGTGAACGTCGGCGGGTACGCGGCGGAGATCATCCGCGCGTCGATCCTCTCGGTGCCGCGCGGGCAGTGGGAGGCCGGCCACACCATCGGCATGTCCCGCGCCCTGACGCTGCGCCGCATCATCGTGCCGCAGGCCGCCCGCGTGTCCGTGCCGCCGCTGTCGAACACGTTCATCAGCCTGGTGAAGGACACGTCCCTCGCCTCGGTGATCCTCGTGACCGAGCTCTTCAAGCAGGCGCAGCTCATCGCGTCGTCCACCTTCGAGTACATGCTGCTGTACCTCGAGGCGGCGCTGATCTACTGGCTCGTCTGCCTCGTGCTGTCGTTCGCGCAGACCCGACTCGAGAGGAGGCTCGACCGGTATGTCGCCCACTGA
- the rpsL gene encoding 30S ribosomal protein S12, whose protein sequence is MPTIQQLVRKGRTPKVVKTKAPALKANPQQRGVCTRVYTTTPKKPNSALRKVARVKLSNGQEVTAYIPGEGHNLQEHSMVLVRGGRVKDLPGVRYKIVRGALDTQAVKNRKQARSRYGAKMEKK, encoded by the coding sequence GTGCCCACCATCCAGCAGCTGGTCCGCAAGGGCCGCACGCCCAAGGTCGTCAAGACCAAGGCGCCCGCCCTGAAGGCGAACCCCCAGCAGCGCGGCGTCTGCACCCGCGTCTACACGACCACGCCCAAGAAGCCGAACTCGGCCCTGCGCAAGGTCGCCCGCGTCAAGCTCAGCAACGGCCAGGAGGTGACGGCCTACATCCCCGGTGAGGGCCACAACCTGCAGGAGCACTCCATGGTCCTCGTCCGCGGCGGTCGCGTGAAGGACCTCCCCGGCGTGCGCTACAAGATCGTCCGCGGCGCGCTCGACACCCAGGCCGTGAAGAACCGCAAGCAGGCTCGCAGCCGGTACGGCGCGAAGATGGAGAAGAAGTAA
- a CDS encoding amino acid ABC transporter substrate-binding protein: MTLRSRIRPSLALTGLLAVAALGLAGCASGDAGTGSAGGTSGTPAAATSLSDVKAKGELVIGTEGTYSPFSFHEGSGSGALTGYDVEVATAVADELGVKPVFEETQFDGIFAGLEAGRWDVIANQISITDERKTVYDFSEPYTVSPGVIIVKGSDSGISSFADLAGKTTAQSLTSNWNELATQSGAKVEAVEGFAQAVTLLQQGRVDATINDRLTLLDYQKQQGDSDLEVAAETDDPSLSALVFRKGSDDLVTAVDQALADLRADGTLASISEKYFGADVSQ, from the coding sequence ATGACGCTCCGCTCCCGCATCCGTCCCTCCCTCGCCCTCACCGGCCTCCTGGCCGTGGCCGCCCTCGGCCTCGCGGGCTGCGCCTCGGGCGACGCGGGCACCGGATCCGCTGGCGGCACCTCCGGCACCCCCGCCGCCGCGACGAGCCTCTCCGACGTCAAGGCCAAGGGCGAGCTCGTCATCGGCACCGAGGGCACGTACTCGCCCTTCTCCTTCCACGAGGGATCCGGCTCGGGCGCCCTCACGGGCTACGACGTCGAGGTCGCGACGGCCGTCGCCGACGAGCTCGGCGTGAAGCCGGTCTTCGAGGAGACCCAGTTCGACGGCATCTTCGCGGGCCTCGAGGCCGGGCGCTGGGACGTCATCGCCAACCAGATCTCCATCACGGACGAGCGCAAGACGGTCTACGACTTCTCCGAGCCGTACACGGTCTCGCCCGGCGTGATCATCGTCAAGGGCTCCGACTCGGGCATCAGCTCGTTCGCCGACCTCGCCGGCAAGACCACCGCGCAGTCGCTCACGAGCAACTGGAACGAGCTCGCGACCCAGAGCGGCGCCAAGGTCGAGGCCGTCGAGGGCTTCGCGCAGGCGGTGACGCTCCTCCAGCAGGGCCGCGTCGACGCGACGATCAACGACCGCCTGACGCTGCTCGACTACCAGAAGCAGCAGGGCGACTCCGACCTGGAGGTCGCCGCGGAGACCGACGACCCGTCGCTCAGCGCGCTCGTCTTCCGCAAGGGCAGCGACGACCTCGTGACCGCGGTCGACCAGGCCCTCGCCGACCTGCGCGCCGACGGCACGCTCGCGTCGATCTCCGAGAAGTACTTCGGCGCGGACGTCTCGCAGTAG
- the rpoB gene encoding DNA-directed RNA polymerase subunit beta, with product MAAARNATPTPQNGRDASRLSFAKITDTLTVPDLLALQTESFDWLVGSDAWKKRVEEGTAQGRTDLALNSGLEEIFEEISPIEDLGETMQLGFTNPYLEEQKYSIDECKERGKTYSAPLYVEAEFMNHLTGEIKTQTVFMGDFPLMTEKGTFIINGTERVVVSQLVRSPGVYFERQQEKTSDKDIYSARVIPSRGAWLEFEIDKRDQVGVRIDRKRKQSVTVFLKALGLTSEQILEEFKGVASIELTLEKDSILTKEEALKDIYRKLRPGEQVAAEAARALLDNFYFNPKRYDLAKVGRYKINRKLGIDKQLTDSVLTVEDILATIKYLVSLHANETKMNGTRDGKPVELRLDVDDIDHFGNRRIRAVGELIQNQVRTGLSRMERVVRERMTTQDIEAITPQTLINVRPVVAAIKEFFGTSQLSQFMDQNNPLAGLTHKRRLSALGPGGLSRERAGVEVRDVHPSHYGRMCPIETPEGPNIGLIGSLASFARINSFGFIETPYRRVVDGVVTDTIDYLTASEEDEFLVAQANAPLTKDFRFAEDRVLVRPKGGEVELVAKENVHYMDVSPRQMVSVATSLIPFLEHDDANRALMGANMQRQAVPLLRSESPLVGTGMEGYAAIDAGDVLTADASGVVQEVSAEVVTIQLDEGGTQTYYLRKFDRSNQGTSYNHRVLVSAGDRIEAGEVIADGPATENGELALGKNLLVAFMPWEGHNFEDAIILSQNLVKDDTLSSIHIEEYEVDARDTKLGKEEITRDLPNVSPELLADLDERGIIRIGAEVRPGDILVGKVTPKGETELSAEERLLRAIFNEKSREVRDTSLKVPHGEQGTIIGVKVFDSQDGDDELGSGVNQRVVVFIAQKRKITEGDKLAGRHGNKGVISKILPVEDMPFLADGTPVDVILNPLGIPGRMNFGQVLETHLGWIAKQGWEVEGKPKWAERLPDHARQAPAGTKVATPVFDGALEEEIAGLLDSTTVTRDGDRLIGSSGKTRLFDGRSGEPFPEPVSVGYMYILKLHHLVDDKIHARSTGPYSMITQQPLGGKAQFGGQRFGEMEVWALEAYGAAYALQELLTIKSDDILGRVKVYEAIVKGENIQEPGIPESFKVLIKEMQSLCLNVEVLSADGQAVSLRDTDDEVFRAAEELGINISTRFESSSIDDI from the coding sequence TTGGCTGCTGCGCGCAACGCAACTCCCACTCCCCAGAACGGTCGCGACGCATCGCGGCTCTCGTTCGCGAAGATCACTGACACCCTCACCGTCCCCGACCTCCTCGCCCTGCAGACCGAGAGCTTCGACTGGCTCGTCGGCTCGGACGCGTGGAAGAAGCGCGTCGAGGAGGGCACCGCGCAGGGTCGCACCGACCTGGCGCTCAACTCCGGCCTCGAGGAGATCTTCGAGGAGATCTCCCCCATCGAGGACCTGGGCGAGACCATGCAGCTCGGGTTCACGAACCCGTACCTCGAGGAGCAGAAGTACTCCATCGACGAGTGCAAGGAGCGCGGGAAGACCTACTCCGCCCCTCTCTACGTCGAGGCCGAGTTCATGAACCACCTCACGGGTGAGATCAAGACCCAGACGGTCTTCATGGGCGACTTCCCCCTCATGACGGAGAAGGGCACGTTCATCATCAACGGCACCGAGCGTGTCGTCGTGTCCCAGCTCGTCCGCTCGCCCGGCGTGTACTTCGAGCGCCAGCAGGAGAAGACCTCCGACAAGGACATCTACTCCGCCCGCGTCATCCCGTCCCGCGGCGCCTGGCTCGAGTTCGAGATCGACAAGCGCGACCAGGTCGGCGTGCGCATCGACCGCAAGCGCAAGCAGTCGGTCACCGTGTTCCTGAAGGCTCTCGGCCTCACCAGCGAGCAGATCCTCGAGGAGTTCAAGGGCGTCGCGTCCATCGAGCTCACGCTCGAGAAGGACTCCATCCTCACCAAGGAGGAGGCCCTCAAGGACATCTACCGCAAGCTCCGTCCGGGCGAGCAGGTCGCCGCCGAGGCCGCCCGCGCGCTGCTCGACAACTTCTACTTCAACCCGAAGCGCTACGACCTGGCGAAGGTGGGTCGCTACAAGATCAACCGCAAGCTCGGCATCGACAAGCAGCTCACCGACTCGGTGCTCACGGTCGAGGACATCCTCGCGACCATCAAGTACCTCGTCTCGCTGCACGCGAACGAGACGAAGATGAACGGCACGCGCGACGGCAAGCCCGTCGAGCTGCGCCTCGACGTGGACGACATCGACCACTTCGGCAACCGCCGCATCCGCGCGGTCGGCGAGCTCATCCAGAACCAGGTCCGCACCGGCCTGTCCCGCATGGAGCGCGTCGTCCGCGAGCGCATGACCACGCAGGACATCGAGGCCATCACGCCGCAGACCCTGATCAACGTGCGCCCCGTCGTCGCGGCGATCAAGGAGTTCTTCGGCACGAGCCAGCTGTCGCAGTTCATGGACCAGAACAACCCGCTCGCGGGTCTCACCCACAAGCGCCGCCTCTCGGCGCTCGGCCCGGGTGGTCTGTCCCGTGAGCGCGCCGGCGTCGAGGTCCGCGACGTCCACCCGTCGCACTACGGCCGCATGTGCCCGATCGAGACCCCGGAAGGCCCGAACATCGGCCTGATCGGCTCGCTCGCGTCGTTCGCCCGCATCAACTCGTTCGGCTTCATCGAGACCCCGTACCGCCGCGTCGTCGACGGCGTGGTCACGGACACGATCGACTACCTCACGGCCAGCGAGGAGGACGAGTTCCTCGTCGCCCAGGCCAACGCGCCCCTCACGAAGGACTTCCGCTTCGCGGAGGACCGCGTCCTCGTCCGCCCCAAGGGCGGTGAGGTGGAGCTCGTCGCGAAGGAGAACGTCCACTACATGGACGTCTCCCCGCGCCAGATGGTGTCGGTCGCGACCTCGCTCATCCCGTTCCTCGAGCACGACGACGCGAACCGGGCCCTCATGGGCGCGAACATGCAGCGTCAGGCCGTCCCGCTGCTGCGCAGCGAGAGCCCGCTCGTCGGCACCGGCATGGAGGGCTACGCGGCCATCGACGCCGGCGACGTCCTCACCGCCGACGCCTCGGGCGTCGTGCAGGAGGTGTCGGCCGAGGTCGTCACCATCCAGCTCGACGAGGGCGGCACGCAGACCTACTACCTGCGCAAGTTCGACCGCTCCAACCAGGGCACGAGCTACAACCACCGCGTCCTGGTCTCGGCCGGCGACCGCATCGAGGCCGGCGAGGTCATCGCCGACGGCCCCGCCACGGAGAACGGCGAGCTCGCGCTCGGCAAGAACCTGCTCGTCGCGTTCATGCCGTGGGAGGGCCACAACTTCGAGGACGCGATCATCCTGAGCCAGAACCTGGTCAAGGACGACACCCTCTCCTCCATCCACATCGAGGAGTACGAGGTCGACGCGCGCGACACCAAGCTCGGCAAGGAGGAGATCACCCGCGACCTCCCCAACGTCAGCCCGGAGCTGCTCGCCGACCTCGACGAGCGCGGCATCATCCGCATCGGCGCCGAGGTCCGCCCCGGCGACATCCTCGTGGGCAAGGTGACGCCGAAGGGCGAGACCGAGCTCAGCGCCGAGGAGCGCCTGCTGCGCGCGATCTTCAACGAGAAGAGCCGCGAGGTCCGCGACACGTCCCTGAAGGTGCCCCACGGCGAGCAGGGCACGATCATCGGCGTCAAGGTCTTCGACTCGCAGGACGGCGACGACGAGCTCGGCTCGGGCGTCAACCAGCGCGTCGTGGTGTTCATCGCGCAGAAGCGCAAGATCACCGAGGGCGACAAGCTCGCCGGCCGTCACGGCAACAAGGGCGTCATCTCCAAGATCCTGCCGGTCGAGGACATGCCGTTCCTCGCCGACGGGACCCCGGTCGACGTCATCCTCAACCCGCTCGGCATCCCCGGCCGCATGAACTTCGGCCAGGTCCTGGAGACCCACCTCGGGTGGATCGCCAAGCAGGGCTGGGAGGTCGAGGGCAAGCCGAAGTGGGCCGAGCGCCTGCCGGACCACGCGCGCCAGGCCCCGGCCGGCACGAAGGTCGCCACCCCGGTGTTCGACGGAGCGCTCGAGGAGGAGATCGCCGGCCTGCTCGACTCGACGACGGTCACCCGCGACGGCGACCGCCTCATCGGGTCCAGTGGCAAGACGCGCCTGTTCGACGGCCGCTCCGGCGAGCCGTTCCCGGAGCCCGTCTCGGTCGGCTACATGTACATCCTGAAGCTGCACCACCTGGTGGACGACAAGATCCACGCGCGCTCGACGGGTCCCTACTCGATGATCACGCAGCAGCCCCTGGGCGGTAAGGCCCAGTTCGGCGGCCAGCGGTTCGGCGAGATGGAGGTCTGGGCGCTCGAGGCCTACGGCGCCGCGTACGCGCTGCAGGAGCTCCTCACCATCAAGTCGGACGACATCCTCGGCCGCGTGAAGGTGTACGAGGCCATCGTCAAGGGCGAGAACATCCAGGAACCGGGTATCCCCGAGTCCTTCAAGGTCCTGATCAAGGAGATGCAGTCCCTCTGCCTGAACGTCGAGGTCCTCTCGGCCGACGGCCAGGCGGTCAGCCTGCGCGACACGGATGACGAGGTCTTCCGCGCGGCGGAGGAGCTCGGCATCAACATCTCCACCCGCTTCGAGTCGTCCAGCATCGACGACATCTAA
- a CDS encoding DNA-directed RNA polymerase subunit beta', protein MLDVTTFDELRIGLATADDIRRWSHGEVKKPETINYRTLKPEKDGLFGEQIFGPSRDWECSCGKYKRVRFKGIVCERCGVEVTKSAVRRERMGHIELAAPVTHIWYFKGVPSRLGYLLDMAPKDLEKVIYFAAYMVISVDEDARHEDMPGLENELRLEIKTLQDQRDSQIAERLGRLETDLAALEAEGAKSDQKRRAKDGAEKEMGQTRKAFDEDISRLERVWEEFRSLKVGELKPEDAVFHELQDRFGIYFEAHMGAEAIQKRLEAFDLEAEGELLREQIATGKGQKKIRAIKRLRVVSSFLATGNSPAAMVLQVVPVIPPELRPMVQLDGGRFATSDLNDLYRRVINRNNRLRRLLDLGAPEIIVNNEKRMLQEAVDALFDNGRRGRPVTGTGNRALKSLSDMLKGKQGRFRQNLLGKRVDYSGRSVIIVGPQLKLHQCGLPKQMALELFKPFVIKRLIDLSHAQNIKAAKRMVERSRGQVWDVLEEIIRERPVLLNRAPTLHRLGIQAFEPQLVEGKAIQLHPLVCAAFNADFDGDQMAVHLPLSVEAQAEARILMLASNNILKPSDGRPVTLPTQDMIIGLHHLTTLKEGVAGEGRAFSSVAEAILAKDQLSLDLNAKVRIRLHDIYFGEGEAPEGVELDEKGKTVGPVLLETTLGRALFNETLPVDYPYIEAVADKGKLSEIVNDLAERYPKVEVAAALDRIKDAGFYWATRSGVTVALSDVLTPPTKAAILSGYEKQAAKVQGQFEKGLTTNAERRQELIEIWNKATAEVAKAMEDNLPADNNINRMVSSGARGNWMQVRQIAGMRGLVSNPKGEIIPRPIVHSYREGLTVAEYFISTHGARKGLADTALRTADSGYLTRRLVDVSQDVIIREDDCGTGRGLDLPIATKGADGSSVRDSNVENSVYARSLAADAVNEAGEVVAPAGSDVGDVMIDHLIAAGVHEIKVRSVLTCESAVGVCAACYGRSLATGKLVDIGEAVGIIAAQSIGEPGTQLTMRTFHTGGVASADDITQGLPRVQELFEARTPKGASPIAEAAGRITIEDTDRSRKVILTPDNGDEPHIYPVLKRATLLVEDGQHVELGQQLHVGAIDPKEVLRVKGVREVQKHLVGGVQGVYRSQGVPIHDKHIEVIVRQMLRKVTVVEHGDTDLLPGELVDRARYNEVNRATLTEGKKTASARQEVMGITKASLATESWLSAASFQETTRVLTQAAMEGKSDPLMGLKENVIIGKLIPAGTGLAKYRDVTVTATEEAKAERYPNRIFTDESVFNESDLSFVDFDSFSSDDYTPGTYN, encoded by the coding sequence TTGCTCGACGTAACAACTTTCGATGAGCTGCGGATCGGCCTGGCCACGGCCGACGACATCCGCCGCTGGTCGCACGGTGAGGTCAAGAAGCCCGAGACCATCAACTACCGCACGCTGAAGCCCGAGAAGGACGGCCTCTTCGGAGAGCAGATCTTCGGGCCCAGCCGCGACTGGGAGTGCTCCTGCGGCAAGTACAAGCGGGTGCGCTTCAAGGGCATCGTCTGCGAGCGCTGCGGCGTGGAGGTCACCAAGTCCGCGGTCCGCCGCGAGCGCATGGGCCACATCGAGCTCGCCGCGCCCGTCACGCACATCTGGTACTTCAAGGGCGTCCCGTCGCGCCTCGGCTACCTGCTCGACATGGCGCCGAAGGACCTCGAGAAGGTCATCTACTTCGCCGCCTACATGGTGATCAGCGTGGACGAGGATGCTCGCCACGAGGACATGCCGGGCCTCGAGAACGAGCTCCGGCTCGAGATCAAGACCCTGCAGGACCAGCGCGACAGCCAGATCGCCGAGCGCCTCGGGCGTCTCGAGACCGACCTGGCCGCGCTGGAGGCCGAGGGCGCCAAGAGCGACCAGAAGCGCCGCGCGAAGGACGGCGCCGAGAAGGAGATGGGTCAGACGCGCAAGGCGTTCGACGAGGACATCTCCCGTCTCGAGCGCGTCTGGGAGGAGTTCCGCAGCCTCAAGGTCGGCGAGCTCAAGCCCGAGGACGCCGTCTTCCACGAGCTGCAGGACCGCTTCGGCATCTACTTCGAGGCACACATGGGCGCCGAGGCGATCCAGAAGCGCCTGGAGGCCTTCGACCTCGAGGCCGAGGGGGAGCTGCTCCGCGAGCAGATCGCCACCGGCAAGGGACAGAAGAAGATCCGCGCCATCAAGCGCCTGCGCGTCGTCAGCTCCTTCCTCGCCACCGGCAACTCGCCGGCCGCGATGGTGCTGCAGGTCGTCCCGGTCATCCCGCCGGAGCTGCGCCCGATGGTGCAGCTCGACGGCGGCCGCTTCGCGACCAGCGACCTGAACGACCTGTACCGCCGCGTCATCAACCGCAACAACCGCCTCCGTCGTCTGCTGGATCTCGGCGCCCCCGAGATCATCGTCAACAACGAGAAGCGCATGCTGCAGGAGGCCGTCGACGCGCTGTTCGACAACGGCCGCCGCGGTCGTCCCGTCACGGGCACCGGCAACCGCGCGCTCAAGTCCCTCAGCGACATGCTGAAGGGCAAGCAGGGCCGGTTCCGCCAGAACCTGCTCGGCAAGCGCGTGGACTACTCGGGCCGCTCGGTCATCATCGTCGGGCCGCAGCTCAAGCTGCACCAGTGCGGTCTGCCCAAGCAGATGGCGCTCGAGCTGTTCAAGCCGTTCGTCATCAAGCGCCTGATCGACCTGAGCCACGCCCAGAACATCAAGGCCGCCAAGCGCATGGTCGAGCGCAGCCGCGGACAGGTCTGGGACGTGCTCGAGGAGATCATCCGCGAGCGCCCCGTGCTGCTCAACCGCGCGCCCACGCTCCACCGCCTGGGCATCCAGGCGTTCGAGCCCCAGCTCGTGGAGGGCAAGGCCATCCAGCTGCACCCGCTCGTCTGCGCCGCGTTCAACGCGGACTTCGACGGCGACCAGATGGCCGTCCACCTGCCCCTGTCGGTCGAGGCCCAGGCCGAGGCGCGCATCCTGATGCTCGCCTCGAACAACATCCTCAAGCCGTCGGACGGACGCCCGGTCACCCTGCCCACGCAGGACATGATCATCGGCCTGCACCACCTGACCACCCTCAAGGAGGGCGTCGCCGGTGAGGGTCGCGCGTTCAGCTCGGTGGCCGAGGCCATCCTGGCGAAGGACCAGCTCTCGCTGGACCTCAACGCCAAGGTGCGCATCCGCCTGCACGACATCTACTTCGGCGAGGGCGAGGCGCCCGAGGGCGTCGAGCTCGACGAGAAGGGCAAGACCGTCGGCCCCGTGCTGCTCGAGACCACCCTCGGTCGCGCGCTGTTCAACGAGACCCTGCCGGTCGACTACCCCTACATCGAGGCCGTCGCCGACAAGGGCAAGCTCTCCGAGATCGTCAACGACCTCGCGGAGCGGTACCCCAAGGTCGAGGTCGCGGCAGCGCTCGACCGGATCAAGGACGCGGGCTTCTACTGGGCCACGCGCTCCGGCGTCACGGTCGCCCTCTCCGACGTGCTGACCCCGCCCACCAAGGCGGCCATCCTGTCGGGCTACGAGAAGCAGGCCGCCAAGGTCCAGGGCCAGTTCGAGAAGGGACTCACGACGAACGCCGAGCGTCGTCAGGAGCTCATCGAGATCTGGAACAAGGCCACCGCCGAGGTCGCCAAGGCGATGGAGGACAACCTCCCCGCCGACAACAACATCAACCGCATGGTGTCCTCCGGGGCACGAGGCAACTGGATGCAGGTCCGCCAGATCGCCGGCATGCGCGGCCTCGTGTCGAACCCGAAGGGCGAGATCATCCCCCGCCCGATCGTCCACTCGTACCGCGAGGGCCTGACGGTGGCGGAGTACTTCATCTCCACCCACGGTGCTCGCAAGGGACTGGCCGACACCGCGCTGCGCACCGCCGACTCCGGGTACCTCACCCGTCGTCTGGTGGACGTGTCGCAGGACGTCATCATCCGCGAGGACGACTGCGGCACCGGCCGTGGGCTCGACCTGCCGATCGCCACGAAGGGCGCTGACGGCTCGTCCGTCCGCGACTCCAACGTGGAGAACTCGGTGTACGCCCGCTCGCTGGCCGCTGACGCGGTCAACGAGGCAGGCGAGGTCGTCGCCCCCGCGGGCAGCGACGTCGGCGACGTCATGATCGACCACCTGATCGCTGCCGGCGTGCACGAGATCAAGGTGCGCTCGGTCCTCACGTGCGAGTCCGCCGTCGGCGTGTGCGCGGCCTGCTACGGCCGCTCGCTCGCCACGGGCAAGCTCGTCGACATCGGCGAGGCTGTCGGCATCATCGCGGCCCAGTCGATCGGCGAGCCCGGCACGCAGCTCACGATGCGCACCTTCCACACCGGTGGTGTGGCATCGGCGGACGACATCACGCAGGGTCTGCCCCGCGTGCAGGAGCTCTTCGAGGCCCGCACCCCCAAGGGTGCGTCGCCCATCGCGGAGGCCGCCGGTCGCATCACGATCGAGGACACGGATCGCAGCCGCAAGGTGATCCTGACCCCGGACAACGGCGACGAGCCGCACATCTACCCGGTGCTCAAGCGCGCGACCCTCCTCGTCGAGGACGGCCAGCACGTCGAGCTCGGGCAGCAGCTGCACGTCGGCGCCATCGACCCGAAGGAGGTCCTCCGGGTCAAGGGCGTGCGCGAGGTGCAGAAGCACCTCGTGGGCGGTGTCCAGGGCGTCTACCGCTCGCAGGGCGTCCCGATCCACGACAAGCACATCGAGGTCATCGTGCGGCAGATGCTGCGCAAGGTCACGGTCGTCGAGCACGGCGACACGGACCTCCTCCCCGGTGAGCTCGTCGACCGGGCCCGCTACAACGAGGTCAACCGCGCCACGCTGACGGAGGGCAAGAAGACCGCCTCCGCCCGCCAGGAGGTCATGGGAATCACCAAGGCCTCGCTCGCGACCGAGTCGTGGCTGTCGGCCGCGTCCTTCCAGGAGACGACCCGCGTGCTCACGCAGGCCGCCATGGAGGGCAAGTCCGACCCGCTGATGGGCCTCAAGGAGAACGTCATCATCGGCAAGCTGATCCCGGCCGGCACGGGGCTCGCGAAGTACCGCGACGTCACCGTCACCGCGACGGAGGAGGCCAAGGCCGAGCGCTACCCGAACCGCATCTTCACGGATGAGTCGGTGTTCAACGAGTCCGACCTGAGCTTCGTCGACTTCGACAGCTTCAGCTCGGACGACTACACGCCCGGCACCTACAACTAG
- a CDS encoding amino acid ABC transporter ATP-binding protein — protein sequence MSPTDPVDPAPAPHRTPGEPVLTVRGLRKSFGDNEVLRSIDLEVRRGGVTALIGPSGSGKTTVLRSLNGLEVPEEGVVEVAAADADSRSRTTGPLRVDFAAKPRHRELLALRDRSAMVFQQYNLFPHKTVLENVIEGPVQVQRRPVAEATREAEELLARVGLADKRDQHPFQLSGGQQQRVGIVRALALRPQILLFDEPTSALDPELVGEVLSVIKELADEAWTMVIVTHELAFARQVADEVVFMDGGVVVERGHPSEVLQHPTEERTRRFLQRLLEPF from the coding sequence ATGTCGCCCACTGATCCCGTCGATCCCGCGCCCGCCCCGCACCGGACGCCCGGCGAACCCGTCCTCACCGTCCGCGGCCTCCGCAAGTCGTTCGGCGACAACGAGGTCCTCCGCTCCATCGACCTCGAGGTCCGCCGCGGCGGCGTGACCGCGCTCATCGGCCCGAGCGGATCCGGCAAGACGACGGTCCTGCGCTCCCTCAACGGCCTCGAGGTGCCCGAGGAGGGCGTCGTCGAGGTCGCCGCGGCCGACGCCGACTCCCGATCCCGCACGACCGGCCCCCTCCGCGTCGACTTCGCCGCGAAGCCGAGGCACCGCGAGCTGCTCGCCCTGCGCGACCGCTCGGCGATGGTCTTCCAGCAGTACAACCTGTTCCCGCACAAGACCGTCCTGGAGAACGTCATCGAGGGCCCCGTGCAGGTCCAGCGACGACCCGTCGCCGAGGCGACCCGGGAGGCTGAGGAGCTCCTCGCGCGCGTCGGCCTCGCCGACAAGCGGGACCAGCACCCGTTCCAGCTGTCCGGCGGGCAGCAGCAGCGCGTGGGGATCGTGCGCGCGCTGGCGCTCCGGCCGCAGATCCTCCTGTTCGACGAGCCGACGTCCGCCCTCGACCCCGAGCTCGTGGGCGAGGTGCTCAGCGTCATCAAGGAGCTCGCCGACGAGGCGTGGACGATGGTGATCGTCACGCACGAGCTGGCCTTCGCCCGCCAGGTGGCAGACGAGGTCGTGTTCATGGACGGCGGCGTGGTGGTCGAGCGCGGGCACCCGTCCGAGGTCCTGCAGCACCCGACCGAGGAGCGCACGCGCCGCTTCCTGCAGCGGCTCCTCGAGCCCTTCTAG